One genomic segment of Ignavibacteriota bacterium includes these proteins:
- a CDS encoding TIM barrel protein encodes MENKITRKEFIKYLTFFSGAIYFSGSELFSKSESENLMKLGLVTYQWGKDWDIPTLIKNCELAEIYGVELRVEHAHKVDIKLTAAERNEVKKKFVDSKVKLLGIGTNQQFDYPDQNELKNSVAVVKEFIKLSYDIGGSGVKVKPNGFHEEIPKEKTVVQIGNSLLELGKFAEDYNQQIRLEVHGKETQELPNIKAMMDIAEHPNVKICWNSNPEDLIGEGLDYNFNLVKNRLGDTVHVRELNVGDYPYKKLMQMLKKENYNGWILLECRTEPIDKVKAMIEQRLIWEKMIS; translated from the coding sequence ATGGAAAACAAAATTACACGAAAAGAATTTATCAAGTATTTAACATTTTTTTCCGGAGCAATTTACTTTTCCGGCAGTGAATTATTTTCTAAAAGTGAATCAGAAAATTTAATGAAACTGGGACTTGTAACTTATCAGTGGGGCAAGGATTGGGATATTCCAACTCTTATAAAAAATTGTGAACTTGCCGAAATTTACGGCGTTGAATTAAGAGTTGAACATGCTCATAAAGTTGATATAAAATTGACAGCCGCTGAAAGAAATGAAGTAAAGAAAAAATTTGTTGATAGTAAAGTTAAACTTTTGGGAATAGGAACAAATCAGCAATTTGATTATCCGGATCAAAATGAATTAAAGAATTCTGTTGCGGTTGTAAAGGAATTTATAAAACTAAGTTATGATATTGGCGGAAGCGGTGTAAAGGTAAAACCAAACGGATTTCATGAAGAAATTCCTAAAGAAAAAACTGTTGTGCAAATTGGAAATTCTTTGTTAGAATTAGGAAAATTTGCTGAAGATTATAACCAACAAATTAGACTTGAAGTTCACGGAAAAGAAACGCAAGAATTACCGAATATAAAAGCAATGATGGATATTGCAGAACATCCAAATGTAAAAATTTGCTGGAATTCAAATCCGGAAGATTTAATTGGCGAAGGACTTGACTATAATTTTAATTTGGTTAAAAACCGTTTAGGTGATACGGTTCATGTTAGAGAATTAAATGTTGGAGATTATCCGTATAAGAAATTAATGCAGATGTTAAAAAAAGAAAATTATAACGGTTGGATTTTGTTAGAATGCAGAACTGAACCAATTGATAAAGTAAAAGCCATGATTGAACAAAGGCTAATTTGGGAAAAAATGATTTCGTAA
- a CDS encoding T9SS type A sorting domain-containing protein — translation MNMFNRISKLLFLLLLVLNNYTFSQEVGDILWEDHFDDAADTAMHLDVGWFYYNENDGLAGAIVTQVDGKAFLQTGNFSNFVGAVVASTNGVSFLDEDNEEATHKALLEENYGQPNQEVTFNVNFKNITNSFFALSTRLVQRDTAESLPDSDPTHEGSYVCFFSPLTDQITLSRVLGDVEGGDEGGAQYDFLNPAQWQHFAASTDFDLELNVNYWVKFYTYNGDLKMKIWEGELTDEEATWFLEGTDPNPRVTGSFSMFSIISSDPAVTDQVEIDDVVVRIVGDPVGVEDNVNIPLTFELKNNYPNPFNPTTNIEFNLAKSGNTSLKIYSITGELVRTLVDKELNAGLHNFIFNGKNDMGRDLTSGMYIYELSNGVNISAKKMFLIK, via the coding sequence ATGAACATGTTTAACCGAATTTCCAAACTACTGTTTTTATTGTTATTAGTTTTAAATAATTACACATTCTCTCAAGAAGTTGGCGATATTTTGTGGGAAGATCATTTTGATGATGCGGCAGATACAGCAATGCATCTTGATGTTGGTTGGTTCTACTACAATGAAAATGACGGCTTAGCCGGGGCAATTGTTACACAAGTAGATGGGAAAGCTTTTTTGCAAACCGGAAATTTTTCCAATTTTGTTGGAGCAGTTGTTGCATCAACAAATGGTGTTTCTTTTTTAGATGAAGATAATGAAGAAGCAACGCACAAAGCTCTATTGGAAGAAAATTATGGTCAGCCAAATCAAGAAGTTACATTTAATGTAAATTTTAAAAATATTACCAACTCTTTCTTTGCATTAAGTACACGTTTAGTTCAGAGAGATACGGCAGAATCTTTACCTGATTCTGATCCAACTCATGAAGGTTCATATGTTTGCTTTTTTAGTCCATTAACCGATCAAATTACTCTTTCCAGAGTTTTGGGAGATGTTGAAGGCGGCGATGAAGGCGGAGCACAATATGATTTTTTAAATCCGGCTCAGTGGCAGCATTTTGCAGCATCAACAGATTTTGATTTAGAATTAAACGTAAATTATTGGGTTAAATTTTATACTTATAACGGTGATTTAAAAATGAAAATTTGGGAAGGTGAACTTACGGACGAAGAAGCAACATGGTTTTTGGAAGGTACAGATCCAAATCCAAGAGTTACCGGTTCTTTTTCAATGTTCAGTATAATATCTTCCGATCCCGCAGTTACAGATCAAGTTGAAATTGATGATGTTGTTGTAAGAATTGTTGGTGATCCGGTAGGAGTTGAAGATAATGTTAATATCCCACTTACTTTTGAACTAAAAAATAATTATCCAAATCCATTTAATCCAACTACCAATATTGAATTTAATTTAGCCAAATCTGGGAATACATCTTTAAAAATTTATTCAATAACCGGTGAATTGGTTAGAACCTTGGTTGATAAAGAATTAAATGCCGGATTACACAATTTTATATTTAATGGTAAAAACGATATGGGTCGTGATTTAACAAGTGGAATGTACATTTACGAATTATCGAATGGCGTAAATATTTCCGCAAAAAAAATGTTTTTAATTAAGTAA
- a CDS encoding PorV/PorQ family protein — protein MKLKFSILIILFLLSNQIIFSQKKKAGQSGMTYLAISLGARESGMGNASVASVNGTQGLFYNPAVLTNINGFGFSLNHVSWIADTRIYGFGAAYDLEDYGAFGVDLVYMDYGKIIGTQRVDKSVDERGFIITGDLSISDYAVGLAYAYPVNDVFSFGVKYKFIHENLGDAAIAVKEIDKENGIYEYETKEWQINHWGFDFGGYYEVGYKDLAIGVAFQNFSTDMKYWTEVFQLPLVLRMGLTMDLAQLIMSDQSDFKINTAVDVLHPIDYTERIHIGTEIIYKEIFALRSGYKFNYDVEDFSFGLGIKFNFQGYKGSFDYGYTHAQFFESINRFSINFNL, from the coding sequence ATGAAATTAAAATTTTCAATTTTAATAATACTTTTTCTGTTATCAAATCAGATTATTTTTTCGCAGAAAAAGAAAGCCGGACAAAGCGGCATGACATATTTAGCTATTAGTCTTGGTGCAAGAGAAAGCGGAATGGGGAATGCAAGTGTTGCCAGCGTTAATGGAACACAAGGATTATTCTATAATCCGGCAGTTCTAACAAATATTAATGGATTTGGTTTTTCTTTGAATCATGTTAGCTGGATAGCAGATACAAGAATTTATGGATTTGGTGCAGCTTATGATCTTGAAGATTATGGAGCATTTGGCGTTGATTTAGTATATATGGATTATGGTAAAATTATTGGCACACAAAGAGTTGATAAAAGTGTTGATGAGAGAGGATTTATAATCACCGGTGATTTATCAATCTCAGATTATGCAGTTGGGTTAGCTTATGCATATCCGGTGAACGATGTTTTTTCTTTTGGAGTAAAGTATAAATTTATTCACGAAAATTTGGGAGATGCTGCAATTGCAGTAAAGGAAATTGATAAAGAAAACGGTATATATGAATATGAAACAAAAGAATGGCAAATTAATCATTGGGGATTTGATTTTGGCGGTTATTATGAAGTTGGCTACAAAGATTTGGCGATTGGAGTAGCGTTTCAAAACTTTTCTACTGATATGAAATATTGGACAGAAGTCTTTCAGCTTCCGTTAGTTTTAAGAATGGGATTGACTATGGATTTGGCTCAACTAATAATGAGTGATCAAAGTGATTTTAAAATCAATACAGCGGTTGATGTTCTTCATCCCATTGATTATACTGAAAGAATTCACATCGGAACCGAAATTATTTACAAAGAAATATTTGCATTGCGTTCCGGTTATAAATTCAATTATGATGTTGAAGATTTTAGTTTTGGACTTGGAATTAAATTTAATTTTCAAGGATATAAAGGAAGTTTTGATTACGGTTACACACACGCACAATTTTTTGAAAGCATAAATCGTTTCAGTATTAATTTTAATTTGTAA
- a CDS encoding TonB-dependent receptor: MKRIVTILFLLFALTTSIFSSTTGKIRGTVVDSQTGEPLVGVNIILKGTTLGAATNINGVFIILRVPPGLYDVEASMIGYKSAMFTRVNVEVDRTINLDFKLQLEVIESDEIVITANRELVKLDVSASETNIQATEIAELPFASRVEDIIGMQAGIQGSLVEGDLQIRAGDASEVNVLVDGYSTVDSKMAKVSFPINKGSIQEIKVLRGGYNAEYGEARSGVINIVTKSPGDELHLALDYQFEPSDLRHDGPNYYDPSVYWPYRLYDGPNADSSSYLVRYEGITPDTIKWEGWKAYSDRLLSDNNPDNDLTPQEARELWKWRHRPVEYGNIPGHNLDLTLSGGTDFLPWHLNVLAGLKYINRPYTYPQAKDSYEENGFSLKLINRIGENTHLTISAINSFVNTVSSDDANSKWSNEVKLSYDGGNFDPFYFFNKPRVMYNTTLIGANLIQVFSSTLYTELDASYYSAKWNTERFPNSSVEDGRYFHDRLYYDPQSGFIPLELGVTDDVTGNRMYGRANTDDNSYSDRFLIKLSLINQFHPAHELKTGIEFKLNHLVEDRVHMHDDDPSQLFVWGYDVSPIELSGFVQDKIEFYGMVANVGLRFDYYGANGELPDVTQTLDYATNLDVLNAFLDGTFPTSTPSGKFYVSPRIGISFPITTNSKVYFNYGHFVQMPKTEALYSTTAHYNFRLQWLGNSNLGFQKSINFELGYDQNVYDWFQLHIGAFYKDYSDVESGIVFAHSDQSIVLESAVQREYREVRGVDLEIRKSVGRFLTGFFNFNITQKSVSDLEVPNISQIPVITDNPAIGIDGELKGVPRALQEEITPYGRGVIVLSAPEDWGPRILDYPILHKTKASISLFYQGQQLVEHPDEDFRVQNPDVKFYTIPYFNSNLRISRNFDVQNIFDLELYMDISNLIVSTYRTAIPNSKDYFDDLYANGKTDKVGSEDVSDKNILRTESQVLYQGQHRTYIFGIRVNL; encoded by the coding sequence ATGAAGAGAATAGTTACAATACTTTTTCTACTTTTCGCATTAACCACATCTATATTTTCATCAACGACTGGAAAAATTAGAGGAACTGTAGTTGATTCTCAAACCGGTGAACCGCTTGTGGGAGTTAATATTATCTTAAAAGGTACTACACTTGGAGCAGCTACAAATATTAATGGAGTTTTTATAATTCTTCGAGTTCCACCCGGTTTATATGACGTTGAAGCAAGTATGATTGGTTATAAATCTGCTATGTTCACTAGAGTTAATGTTGAAGTTGATAGAACAATTAATCTAGATTTTAAACTTCAGCTGGAAGTTATTGAAAGTGATGAAATTGTAATTACTGCAAATAGGGAGTTAGTAAAATTAGATGTATCAGCTTCTGAAACAAATATTCAAGCTACTGAAATTGCGGAATTGCCTTTTGCAAGCAGAGTTGAAGATATTATTGGAATGCAAGCGGGTATTCAAGGAAGTTTAGTTGAGGGCGATCTTCAAATAAGAGCAGGGGATGCATCAGAAGTTAATGTACTTGTCGATGGTTATTCAACAGTCGATTCAAAAATGGCAAAGGTTTCATTTCCAATTAATAAAGGAAGTATCCAAGAAATAAAAGTTTTAAGAGGAGGATATAATGCCGAATATGGTGAAGCCCGCTCCGGTGTTATAAATATTGTAACAAAATCTCCGGGTGACGAATTACATTTAGCTTTGGATTATCAATTTGAACCTTCCGACTTAAGGCATGACGGACCAAATTACTATGATCCCTCGGTTTACTGGCCTTATCGATTATACGACGGACCAAATGCTGATTCATCATCTTACTTAGTAAGATATGAAGGTATTACGCCGGATACTATTAAATGGGAAGGTTGGAAAGCTTATTCCGATAGATTGTTAAGTGATAATAATCCGGATAATGACTTAACTCCGCAGGAAGCAAGAGAATTGTGGAAATGGCGGCACAGACCAGTTGAATATGGAAATATTCCCGGTCACAACTTGGATTTAACATTAAGCGGAGGAACAGATTTTCTTCCGTGGCATTTAAACGTTTTAGCTGGTTTAAAATACATTAATCGTCCATATACATATCCTCAGGCAAAAGATAGTTATGAAGAAAATGGGTTTTCATTAAAATTAATCAATAGAATTGGTGAGAACACACATTTAACAATTTCCGCCATAAATTCTTTTGTAAATACAGTTTCAAGCGATGACGCAAATAGTAAATGGAGCAATGAAGTAAAGCTATCTTATGATGGAGGCAACTTCGATCCGTTTTACTTTTTTAATAAACCAAGAGTTATGTATAATACAACACTTATCGGGGCTAATTTAATTCAAGTTTTCTCATCAACTTTATATACAGAATTGGATGCGAGTTATTACAGCGCAAAATGGAATACCGAACGATTTCCAAATTCTTCAGTTGAAGATGGTAGATATTTCCATGATAGATTATACTATGATCCGCAGTCTGGCTTCATTCCTTTAGAATTAGGTGTTACGGATGATGTAACCGGAAATAGAATGTATGGAAGAGCAAATACCGATGATAATTCATACAGTGATAGATTTTTAATTAAGTTATCGTTGATAAATCAGTTTCATCCAGCCCATGAATTAAAAACCGGAATTGAATTTAAATTAAATCATTTAGTCGAAGATAGAGTTCATATGCATGATGATGATCCTTCCCAGCTTTTTGTTTGGGGATATGATGTTTCTCCAATTGAGTTAAGTGGTTTTGTTCAGGATAAAATTGAATTTTATGGAATGGTTGCAAATGTAGGTTTGCGTTTTGATTATTACGGTGCAAACGGCGAGTTACCGGATGTTACACAAACTTTAGATTATGCAACAAATCTTGATGTACTTAATGCATTTTTAGATGGAACTTTTCCAACAAGTACGCCTTCTGGAAAATTTTATGTAAGCCCAAGAATTGGTATTTCTTTTCCAATTACCACTAATAGTAAAGTCTATTTTAACTACGGACATTTTGTTCAAATGCCCAAAACGGAAGCTCTTTATTCAACAACAGCTCATTATAATTTCAGATTGCAATGGTTAGGAAATTCAAATCTCGGTTTCCAAAAATCGATTAATTTTGAACTTGGTTACGATCAAAATGTTTATGACTGGTTTCAATTGCATATTGGAGCATTCTATAAAGATTACTCTGATGTTGAAAGTGGAATTGTGTTTGCCCATTCTGATCAAAGTATAGTTCTTGAATCTGCGGTTCAAAGGGAATATAGAGAAGTTAGAGGTGTTGATTTAGAAATTAGAAAATCCGTTGGAAGATTTTTAACCGGATTTTTCAATTTTAATATTACACAAAAAAGTGTGAGTGATTTAGAAGTACCTAATATAAGTCAAATTCCGGTAATTACAGATAATCCGGCAATTGGAATTGATGGAGAATTAAAAGGCGTTCCCCGCGCATTGCAAGAAGAAATTACACCTTATGGAAGAGGCGTAATTGTTTTAAGTGCTCCAGAAGATTGGGGACCTCGAATTCTTGATTATCCAATTTTGCATAAAACCAAAGCAAGTATTAGTTTGTTCTATCAAGGTCAGCAGCTTGTTGAACACCCTGATGAAGATTTTAGAGTTCAAAATCCGGATGTGAAATTTTATACAATTCCATATTTCAATTCTAATTTAAGAATCAGCAGAAATTTTGATGTACAAAATATTTTCGATTTGGAGTTATATATGGATATTAGCAATTTGATTGTCAGCACATATAGAACAGCAATTCCAAACTCCAAAGATTATTTTGATGATCTTTATGCAAATGGAAAAACCGACAAAGTTGGAAGTGAAGATGTTTCTGATAAAAATATTCTTAGAACTGAAAGCCAAGTTCTTTATCAAGGGCAGCATAGAACTTACATTTTTGGAATTAGAGTAAATTTATAA
- a CDS encoding CPBP family intramembrane metalloprotease, with the protein MNYLEIYRFGKNEFLRSLFITVFLFLFYTFFIWEKTELEDFLISVPYFLICYFIFFSIGSDKISKNLSNLINYNLRKAIFFPLLLVTIYYSYIFVNGENPLQGTTFLFPFFILFPTLIFLSKNENIYKIDWIDFFTFTLFLLPTTLIKFEPNTNLPFSGGGFDSLFRITIMIIIVYSFSIIRKLNDVGFYPIFSLKFLKIAIVSWISFYVAALIIGLNFEFIKFVGYKEVSVNQTLIGTREVLAVFLHTAIFEELFFRGLLQNLLSKRIYQSQKWLTFWKWGFIILAVLSALTGFLMKGKYGWIILAVTIILFSTSFYFENKKFDKIGSYTSLAITSIIFGIVHFHAGSIVFVALASLAGWAYGYTYLKTKNVFYAALVHALVNNTDLFLGLELIK; encoded by the coding sequence ATGAACTATTTAGAAATTTATAGATTTGGGAAAAATGAATTTTTAAGAAGTTTGTTCATAACCGTATTTTTATTCTTGTTCTATACTTTTTTTATTTGGGAGAAAACAGAACTTGAAGATTTCTTAATCTCAGTTCCATATTTTCTTATTTGTTATTTCATATTTTTCTCAATTGGTTCCGACAAAATTTCTAAAAATTTATCAAACCTTATAAATTACAATTTACGCAAAGCAATATTTTTCCCGCTATTGTTAGTCACAATTTATTATTCATATATTTTTGTAAATGGAGAAAACCCGTTACAAGGAACTACTTTTTTATTTCCGTTTTTTATTTTATTTCCAACATTGATATTTCTTTCTAAGAATGAAAATATCTACAAAATTGATTGGATAGATTTTTTTACTTTCACATTATTTTTATTGCCAACAACGCTTATCAAATTTGAGCCAAATACTAATTTGCCATTTAGCGGCGGCGGATTTGATTCTCTCTTTAGAATCACAATTATGATAATTATTGTTTATAGTTTTTCCATAATTAGAAAATTAAACGATGTTGGATTTTATCCAATATTTAGTCTTAAATTCCTAAAGATTGCAATTGTTTCATGGATTTCATTTTATGTTGCAGCGTTAATAATAGGATTAAATTTTGAATTTATAAAATTTGTCGGATACAAAGAAGTTTCAGTTAATCAAACATTAATTGGAACAAGAGAAGTTCTTGCAGTTTTTCTTCACACGGCAATTTTTGAAGAATTATTTTTTAGAGGTTTGCTGCAAAATTTACTTTCCAAAAGAATTTACCAATCGCAAAAGTGGTTAACATTTTGGAAATGGGGATTTATAATTCTTGCTGTACTTTCTGCATTAACCGGATTTTTAATGAAAGGAAAATACGGATGGATAATTTTAGCAGTCACAATAATTTTATTCTCAACTTCATTTTATTTTGAAAATAAAAAATTTGATAAAATTGGAAGTTATACATCTTTGGCAATAACAAGTATCATCTTCGGAATAGTTCATTTTCATGCTGGTTCAATAGTTTTTGTTGCTTTAGCATCACTTGCGGGCTGGGCATACGGTTATACTTATCTTAAAACAAAAAATGTTTTTTATGCGGCATTAGTTCACGCATTGGTAAATAATACAGATCTTTTTCTTGGCTTAGAGTTGATTAAGTAA
- a CDS encoding DUF3078 domain-containing protein: MMKKTCKIITNIFIIVCITFSEILSQTNDTTNYKWVPSLVGGLNFSQIAFSNWTKGGENSLTWTLNVDFNLNFENENLGFKTKFRSLYGRTKFDGNDYRTNENEIYLDQILSYHVDWKVDPFFSNSFRTQLTTGYDHSAPKPVKVSDFFDPAIITQSVGFTYDKLTALQTRLGIALQHTTTDIYRKYTNDVETLNKEESYKFETGFESVTNAKINLDDNIIAESNLILFTRFEEIDVWDVRWDNKMVAKVNSWLNVSFTYNFIFKKSESIIAQMKESWQMGISYNFI; encoded by the coding sequence ATGATGAAAAAAACTTGTAAAATTATAACTAATATTTTTATTATTGTTTGTATTACCTTTTCGGAAATATTATCACAAACAAACGATACAACAAATTATAAATGGGTTCCAAGTTTAGTTGGCGGATTAAATTTTAGTCAGATTGCATTTAGTAATTGGACTAAAGGCGGTGAAAACTCACTTACTTGGACATTAAATGTTGATTTTAATCTTAATTTTGAAAATGAGAATTTGGGGTTCAAAACAAAATTTAGATCACTTTACGGCAGAACAAAATTTGATGGTAACGATTATAGAACTAACGAAAACGAAATTTATTTAGATCAAATTCTTTCTTATCACGTTGATTGGAAAGTTGACCCGTTTTTCAGCAATTCTTTTAGAACTCAGTTAACAACCGGATACGACCATTCCGCACCAAAGCCAGTTAAAGTTTCAGATTTTTTCGATCCGGCAATTATAACGCAAAGTGTCGGATTTACTTATGACAAATTAACTGCTTTGCAGACACGACTTGGAATTGCTCTTCAGCATACAACAACCGATATTTACAGAAAATATACAAATGATGTTGAAACACTGAACAAAGAAGAATCGTATAAATTTGAAACTGGATTTGAAAGTGTAACTAACGCAAAAATTAATTTAGATGATAATATTATTGCAGAATCAAATTTGATTTTGTTTACAAGATTTGAAGAAATTGATGTTTGGGATGTTAGATGGGATAATAAAATGGTTGCAAAAGTTAATAGTTGGTTAAACGTAAGTTTTACTTACAATTTTATTTTTAAAAAGTCAGAATCAATTATTGCACAAATGAAAGAATCATGGCAAATGGGTATAAGTTATAATTTTATTTGA